Within Desulfobacter sp., the genomic segment TGCCGGTTTCCTCTATTTTCATTTTCTCCAAAAGATCAGGATCCAGATTGAAGAGTTTGACCTCCGGGTAATCGGTGAGGGCCAGGCCCTGGCCTTTGGCCCGGATAAGAATTTTATCTTCGTAGGTCATTTTTTCTTTAACGGCCCTGGGGAAATCCACGATGATATGCTCCGATCCCCCGTGGTGGCCGATGACCACGCCGGTCTCCCCTTCAGCCTCCCCGGAGACGATGCGGGCCTCATTGCCCACGCAGGAAAGAATCTGAAGGGAGTTGTTGGGAAAATCATTGGGTTTTTCCGCATTGGCCGTACAGGAGACCCCGGGTTCGATATGGTCCCCTGCCAGGCCGAAAGCCGGGTCTCCCGCCTGCACATTCAGGGTAATGCCGCCGATGCCGGGCAGCAGGAACGGCGCCCCCTGGTGATCCACCTTCCAGCCCAGGCCCACACGGGGCATGCCCGGCTTGCAGGCCAGGAACATTTCCACCACTTTATCCTTATTGGTATTCAACATGGTATTCTCCAGTATTATTTTGTTATTTTCTTAAGTTTCAGCAAAAAGGGCAGTGCGCCAAACCCTGCCACAGCCGAGATAATAAACATATTGTCCAGGCCGAAGGCATCCCCCAGGGCCCCTGCCAGCACAACGGCCAGGGACCGCACGGCAAAGGAGACCATCATAAACAGTCCGTTGGCCGCCGACGGATTCTCCGGGGCGTTCTCCTGGATCAGGGCCAGCATCACAGGGGTGGTGGAGAGCACGGCAAACCCGGTCAGCAGCAGCATGAGCACCTGAAATAACCCTGAGGTTAATACAAATAATAAAATGGCCGTCGGCGCCGTGACCAGGGCCCAGAAGAGCACCCGCTGCCGTCCCAGGCGGTCGGAAAGGGTGCCGGCGGAGAGAATCCCGGCCACCCCCAGGGCTTCATACAGGGCCAGTGCCGCCCCGCCCAGCCAGAGGCTGCCCGTATGCTGCTCCACGTACACCGTGAGGAACATCCCCATGGAGCCGTGCATAAAGGCCCGGGCTGCCAGAATTCCGGTAAGGGGATCCAGCACATGGCGAATTTCCTTATAGGCCGCCTTTAAAGACCCCCGCCGCTTCAGAGAGGTCTGTTCCCCGGCCGGTTCCAGGGTCAGAAACAGCATCACCGAGGTGACCAGGGCCAGTACCAGTACAAAATGGAAGTTGGGCAGTCCCAAAAGGGAGACGGCCGCCACGGCGATCATGGGCCCCAGGGTCCGGGCCAGTTCCCCGCCGGTCATGAAAAAGGCCATGCCCCGGCCCTTGAAATTACCGGAATACCGGGCCACCAGCACCGGTGCCGGCACATGGAACAGGGCCACGGAAATCCCGGCAAAAAAGACCAGGACCAGCAGCGTCCCGTAGGAGGGGGCCAGCCCCATAAAACTCATGGGAAGGGCCGTCAGCGTGGGGGCAAGGATAACCAGCCACCGGGCCAGTCCCCGGTTGTCGGCAAAAAGCCCGATAAAGGGATTGGCCAGCGCCGGAATCTGCATCACCGTGGAAAGCAGCCCTGCCTGGCTAAGGGTCAGGGAAAGTTTTTCAATGATCAGGGGCATCAGGGGAGAAAGGAAACTGGTGTACAGATCATGGGCAAAATGGGCAAAGGCGATCAGGGAAACCCGCGGGGAGTTGAATTTAGTCGTCATGTTATCAGAATCCGGTTTGTTCAAGTTCAGCCATGACCGGGTAAGCGGTCATATCGCATTGAATGGGGGTGATGGAAATATAGCTGTCCAGCAGGGCATCGTTATCCGTATCGTTTTCCGGCCGGACCGGGAGCATCCCGCCGTACCAGAAATAAGTCCGTCCCCTGGGATCCGTCCTCCGGTCAAGTTCCACGGCCAGGTTATTGTCGGCCTGGCGGGTGACGCGGGCGCCCCGGGTGTCGCCCAGGGGGAGACAGGGTACGTTAATATTGAGAAATACACCCGGGGGCAGCCCCATGGTGCAGACCTTGTCCGCCATGGATGCCACATAACCGGCCGTGCCTTTAAAATCCATGACATCCCCGTACTGGATGGATACCGCAATGGCGGTGATCCCGTTCAGGGCCGCCTCCCTGGCCGCCCCGGCCGTACCCGAATAGTTGATGTTGATGCCGGTGTTGGAGCCGGCATTGACCCCCGACACCACCAGGTCCGGGGAGCCCTCCTTATAAAATTCGAACAATGCCAGTTTGACGCAGTCCGCCGGCGTACCCGCCACCGCGTATCCGCTGCCCCCGCCGTTGAGGTCCACCCGGTCATACTTTAAAGGCCGGTTCAGGGTGATGCCGTGGCCGATGGCGCTGCGCTCCCGGTCCGGTGCCGCCAGGACCACCTCATGGTCCCGGGCCAGCGCCCGGTACAGGGCCAGGATGCCCGGTGCCCGGTACCCGTCGTCATTTGTGATCAGAATTTTCATAAGCCCTATTCTTTGATTGATTTTTGAATGTCGATAATCTTGGATTCCATATACGCTTTTGTTTTGTAGGCCGTGATGTTCATGAGATTCTTATTCAGTTTTCCCATTCGCTCGACCTGGTCGGAAATCTTAGCAATAATCCGGGTGATTTCGGGATCCAGATCCGGATAGGTGGTCAGCAGGTCGCAGGCGCCAGCGATGATCTGCAGGGGCTGGTTGAATTCATGGCAGACTCCCCCGGCCGTTTCAATGACCACATCAAGCTTTGCCTTTTCACGGACCTCTGTTTCAGCCCTTTTTCGCCGGGTAATATCCCTGACCGAAGAAGCAATCAGCCGTTTCCCGTCATCAATGCCCCGTATCAGGGCGGTCCGGCTCTCAAACCATCGAAGCCCCTTGGGCACTTTCAGTTTATACTCAAAGAACTGTCCCTTGCCGGTTTTTGCCACTTTCCGGATGGACTCATGGTGGATCCGGGCCGCGTCCTGGGGCAGGACATCCTGGATAAGTTTTCCCTTTAAATCCTCCGGATCAATCACCAGCAGGTCATCGGAGGCCGTGAAAATTTCCACATAGCGGCCGTCCTCGTCAAATACGAACAGGATATCTGGAATCGCCCGGGTAAAGGCCTCAAACCGGGCCTGATTCTCCCGGAGCACCTTTTCCACCGCCTTTTTTGCTTCAATTTCCTGGTTCAGGATCAGGGTTCGTTCCTTCACCCGGTTTTCCAGTTCAGTGTAGAGGATAAATTCATCAATCCAGGACTCAAGAATTTTTGCCGAAATCCGCCCCAGGGGCCGGGTGACCGTCAGCGGGCCTGTAATGCCGAAGCCCCCGAGAATTTTTCCGTCGATGACGATTCTGCGGCTGTACCCCTCCCGGACCATGGCATTGTCACGGGCCTGTTCGGCTGTAATGGAAATTTCGCTTTCCTCTTTTTGAATCATCTCTGCGGCGCCGGCGTGTATATGCCCCACCCGGGATCCGTCCGTGGCCTGGACAATCCGCCCCGCCCTGTCGTAAATCACCACATCATACCCGGTCTCCGAATGAATCACCTCCATGAATGTTTTTGCCATCTGCCGGAATTCTTTCCTGGCCACCATGCCGGTCCCTCCACAAAATTAAGGATGAATTGTTTAGCTTATATAGAAAAACCGGATAGAGTCAAAGGTTTCTTTATTCCGGCAGATTACAATTATCTGGACAATACCTGCTTTTGGTTGTATATCAGGGCCTTATTTTAACTGTTGCAGGATATAAAAACCCATGACGGAACAAAAAAAACCACCCTTTGATTTCCCTTCCCTTGCCAGGGAACATGTTGCGGAAATGGCCCCTTATATCCCGGGCAAACCCATTCTTGAAGTCCGTGAAGAATTCGGCCTGGGCCGTGTGGTAAAACTGTCATCCAATGAATGCCCCTTTGATCTGCCCCCGGGGCTGGCCAAGACCCTGGCCGGCTCGGTGAACGCCGGCAACCGTTACCCGGACGCCCTCTGCCGCAGGCTGCGGGCCAAGGTGGCGGCAAAATTAAACCTGGGGGAAACCAACCTGATCTTCGGCAACGGGGCGGAAGAATGCATCCGCCTGGTTGCACAGATCTTTTTGAACCACGGGGATGGCGCCATCATTCCCACCCCCATTTTCGATGCCTATTCCGTGGCCACCCGGCTCATGGGCGCCCGGGAGATCTGCCTGCCGCTCAAAGGCTGCCGCATTGATCTGGAGGCAGTTTTGGACGCCTGCGCCACCCATGACCGGGTCAAACTGGTCTGGCTCTGTTCCCCCTCCAACCCCACCGGGGACCTGCTGAAAAAGGCGGAACTGGACGATTTCCTGGCCCGGCTGCCCCAAAATATCATGGTGGTCCTGGACGAGGCCTATGCCGAATTTGTCACCGATCCCGAAGCGGCCCATACAGAGGATTACCTGGGCACCGATCCCAGGATCATCGGGCTGCGCACCTTTTCCAAGGCATACGGCCTGGCCGGATTCCGTGTGGGTTATATTGTTGCCCAGCCCGGGGTCATCGACCTGGTCAACAATGTCAAACTCCCCTTTAACGTAAACTTCCAGGCCCTGGCCGCAGCCGAATACATGCTGGATGAGCAGGTCTTTGCCCGGAACCATGTGGACCTGGTGGTGCGGGAACGCGAATTCATGCACCAGGAACTGGTGAAACGGGGCATGGAGGTGCCGCCCTCCCAGGCCAGTTTCCTCTTTGTCAAACTGCCGGCGGCGCTGAAAAAAAACGGGGTGGACATTTTTAAGGCATTGCTGCCCAAAGGCTTCATTGTCAGGCCCGGCACGGCCTTTGGCGTTCCCGAATATTTCAGGATGTCCCTGGGCACCCGTGAAGATAATCTGGCTTTTTTGCAGGAATTTGATAAACTCCTGTCGGTTTAACTTAAATTTTATCTGGAGAACACTGATGAAAAAAATTGTAAGTCTGGTATTGGCTTTAGGCCTCTGTCTGGCAGTGAACGCAACTGCCGCCGACAAAATTGTTGTCGGCACCTCTGCGGATTACCCTCCCTATGAATTCACCGACGCCTCTGGCAACTTTGTGGGGTTCGACATGGACCTGGTCCGTGCCATCGGTGAAAAAATGGGCAAAAAGATCAAAATTGTGGACATGGGTTTCGACACCCTGATCGCCGCCCTGCAGAAAGAAAAGATCGACGTGGTCATCGCTGCCATGCAGGCCACCCCCGAAAGAGCCAAAAAGGTTGATTTTTCAACCGTATACCGCACCATTGCCGATGCCCTGCTGGTAAAAAATGGTTCTGACATCAAACTGACATCCGTATATGACCAGGCCGCCTACAAGGTAGGCGGGCAGACCGGCACCATCCAGGAAAAATGGATCATGGACAACCTGGTGAAAACCGGCAAACTGCCCAAGGAAAACTATTTTTCCTATGAACGGGTGGACAATGCCGCCATGGACCTGAAAGCCGGCCGTATCGACGTGCTGCACATCCAGTCCGATCCCGCCACCGAGCTGGCCAAGAAAAACGGCCTGAAAATCGCCCTGATCTCCAAGGAAGCCATTGCCGGCGGCCAGAGCCTGGCGGTAACCAAGGGCAACAAAGCACTGCTGGACGAAATTAACAAGGCCATCGAAGCACTCAAAGCCGACGGCACCATGGACAAACTTACGAAAAAATACAACCTTTTGTAATTTTTTCCCGATTGTGTTTTAAAAAGGAGGGTGATCTCATTCACCCTCCTTTTTGCGTGTTTATGTAATAGGACATACGTTATGGAATTTATAACCAGTGCAGCCAATATGATGAAATTCCTCATCCCGGGCCTGGGCGTGACCATTTCCGTCACGGCCATCGCCCTGGCCATCGGCTGCCTATTCGGTGCGGTCATGGCCGTGATGCGGGTCTACGGCGGCCCCGTCGCAAAGACCGTCGGTACGACATATAGTATTGTCATCCGTGCAGTGCCGGTGATCGTCATCATTTTTATCCTCTTTTTTGTGATTTCCGAATTCATTGATCTCACCCCCTTCATGTCCGGGGCCTTTGCCCTGGGATTTGCCTCGGGTGCATACCAGACGGAAATCTTCAGGGGCGCCATTCTATCCATCCCACCGGGACAGATGCGGGCGGCGCGGGGCATCGGCATGGGCCGGGGCCAGGCCATCCGCTGCATCATCCTGCCCCAGGCCTTCAGGGTGGCCATCCCCTCCCTGATCAATGAAATCTCCCTGGTGCTCAAGGATTCCTCCCTGGTATTTGTCATCGGCGTACCTGAATTATTGCGCCGGGCCCAGTACGCCTCCGCCTCCACCATGGAACCCCTTCTGGCCTTCGGCTGCGCCGCTGTTTTTTACATGGCCATGACACTTACCTTGAGCAAAATGCTGGAGGCGGTTGAAAAAAAATTCGCCGTAAATTTTTAAGGCACCATAATTTTACGGTATTTATTGTTAAGGAAGTAATTATGAAAAAACCCCTGCTTAGAATCCAAAACCTGAAAAAATCCTTTGGGGATGCCGAGGTCATCAAAGGGGTCAGTTTCGAGGTCATGCCCTCGGAGGTCATCGTGGTCATCGGGACCTCGGGCACGGGCAAAAGCACCATGCTCCAATGCCTGAATCTGCTGCACAAACCCAGTTCCGGCAAGATTTTCCTGGAAGACACGGAGATCACCGCGCCGG encodes:
- a CDS encoding DUF4438 domain-containing protein; the encoded protein is MLNTNKDKVVEMFLACKPGMPRVGLGWKVDHQGAPFLLPGIGGITLNVQAGDPAFGLAGDHIEPGVSCTANAEKPNDFPNNSLQILSCVGNEARIVSGEAEGETGVVIGHHGGSEHIIVDFPRAVKEKMTYEDKILIRAKGQGLALTDYPEVKLFNLDPDLLEKMKIEETGSGTLKVPVTTTVPAPCMGSGVGRAHVGAGDYDVMTSDPDTVKKYKLDRMRFGDFVALMDHDNSYGRAFVQGAVSIGIVVHSDCRLAGHGPGISTLMTCPKALIEPVIDPGANIADRLGIGSARTDG
- a CDS encoding MFS transporter, coding for MTTKFNSPRVSLIAFAHFAHDLYTSFLSPLMPLIIEKLSLTLSQAGLLSTVMQIPALANPFIGLFADNRGLARWLVILAPTLTALPMSFMGLAPSYGTLLVLVFFAGISVALFHVPAPVLVARYSGNFKGRGMAFFMTGGELARTLGPMIAVAAVSLLGLPNFHFVLVLALVTSVMLFLTLEPAGEQTSLKRRGSLKAAYKEIRHVLDPLTGILAARAFMHGSMGMFLTVYVEQHTGSLWLGGAALALYEALGVAGILSAGTLSDRLGRQRVLFWALVTAPTAILLFVLTSGLFQVLMLLLTGFAVLSTTPVMLALIQENAPENPSAANGLFMMVSFAVRSLAVVLAGALGDAFGLDNMFIISAVAGFGALPFLLKLKKITK
- the surE gene encoding 5'/3'-nucleotidase SurE, which gives rise to MKILITNDDGYRAPGILALYRALARDHEVVLAAPDRERSAIGHGITLNRPLKYDRVDLNGGGSGYAVAGTPADCVKLALFEFYKEGSPDLVVSGVNAGSNTGININYSGTAGAAREAALNGITAIAVSIQYGDVMDFKGTAGYVASMADKVCTMGLPPGVFLNINVPCLPLGDTRGARVTRQADNNLAVELDRRTDPRGRTYFWYGGMLPVRPENDTDNDALLDSYISITPIQCDMTAYPVMAELEQTGF
- a CDS encoding PAS domain-containing protein — translated: MVARKEFRQMAKTFMEVIHSETGYDVVIYDRAGRIVQATDGSRVGHIHAGAAEMIQKEESEISITAEQARDNAMVREGYSRRIVIDGKILGGFGITGPLTVTRPLGRISAKILESWIDEFILYTELENRVKERTLILNQEIEAKKAVEKVLRENQARFEAFTRAIPDILFVFDEDGRYVEIFTASDDLLVIDPEDLKGKLIQDVLPQDAARIHHESIRKVAKTGKGQFFEYKLKVPKGLRWFESRTALIRGIDDGKRLIASSVRDITRRKRAETEVREKAKLDVVIETAGGVCHEFNQPLQIIAGACDLLTTYPDLDPEITRIIAKISDQVERMGKLNKNLMNITAYKTKAYMESKIIDIQKSIKE
- the hisC gene encoding histidinol-phosphate transaminase; translated protein: MTEQKKPPFDFPSLAREHVAEMAPYIPGKPILEVREEFGLGRVVKLSSNECPFDLPPGLAKTLAGSVNAGNRYPDALCRRLRAKVAAKLNLGETNLIFGNGAEECIRLVAQIFLNHGDGAIIPTPIFDAYSVATRLMGAREICLPLKGCRIDLEAVLDACATHDRVKLVWLCSPSNPTGDLLKKAELDDFLARLPQNIMVVLDEAYAEFVTDPEAAHTEDYLGTDPRIIGLRTFSKAYGLAGFRVGYIVAQPGVIDLVNNVKLPFNVNFQALAAAEYMLDEQVFARNHVDLVVREREFMHQELVKRGMEVPPSQASFLFVKLPAALKKNGVDIFKALLPKGFIVRPGTAFGVPEYFRMSLGTREDNLAFLQEFDKLLSV
- a CDS encoding amino acid ABC transporter substrate-binding protein codes for the protein MKKIVSLVLALGLCLAVNATAADKIVVGTSADYPPYEFTDASGNFVGFDMDLVRAIGEKMGKKIKIVDMGFDTLIAALQKEKIDVVIAAMQATPERAKKVDFSTVYRTIADALLVKNGSDIKLTSVYDQAAYKVGGQTGTIQEKWIMDNLVKTGKLPKENYFSYERVDNAAMDLKAGRIDVLHIQSDPATELAKKNGLKIALISKEAIAGGQSLAVTKGNKALLDEINKAIEALKADGTMDKLTKKYNLL
- a CDS encoding amino acid ABC transporter permease, producing MMKFLIPGLGVTISVTAIALAIGCLFGAVMAVMRVYGGPVAKTVGTTYSIVIRAVPVIVIIFILFFVISEFIDLTPFMSGAFALGFASGAYQTEIFRGAILSIPPGQMRAARGIGMGRGQAIRCIILPQAFRVAIPSLINEISLVLKDSSLVFVIGVPELLRRAQYASASTMEPLLAFGCAAVFYMAMTLTLSKMLEAVEKKFAVNF